Within Saccharomonospora cyanea NA-134, the genomic segment TCACGGTGGCCCGCACGCCGAGCACCTGGATCTCGGCCACCACGCGCTCGGCCTCCTCCCGGGTGCCGAAGGACAGCACGCGCGCGATCCCGTGCCGCTGCGCCTCGTCGGCCAACGCCACGCCGGTCTGCTTGTCCACGCCGCACACGTGCCACAACACGAAAGCCACACCTGGGAACCGGTTCACGTCGTCGTGGTGCAGATCGACGTGCCACCGCGCACGCTCAGCCATCGGCGAACACTTCCGGCCACACCTCGGCGTAGGCGGGCAGCCCCGGCACCCCCTTCGCGGACAGCAGACCGTGCACCATCGCGCGGGCGAACACCCGCGCCGCCGCGGTGCACAGGCGGTCGAGCGCCGCCGCGCTACCCGCGTCCCCGATCGGCCCTTCCGCCCTCTGCAGGTCCTTCTCCCCCGTGGCCAACGCGAACACGGTGTCACCGTCGAACATCGTGTGCGCCGGGCGCACGGCCCAGGCGATGCCGTCCTGCGCGGCGACGGCCAACCGGCGGCACTGCGCCTTCGACAACGTCGCGTCGACGGCCACCACACCGATCGTCGTGTTCAGCCGGGTCCCGGACGGTGCGGTGAAGTTCCCCGCACGCTCCGGCCAGCGGGACACACCGAACTCGTTCTCGTCGGCGTACTCGGCGGCGTACGGCAACCCGGTGTCCAGGCGCACGGCCTCACCGGCGGCGTTCACCACGGCCAGCGCGCCGACCACGATGCCGTCGACATCCTCACTGGCCGTGCCGACACCGCCCTTCAGCGAGCCGACCTGCGCACCCGCGCCCGCTCCCACCGAGCCCTGCGCGACGGGCCCTCCGGTCGCCGCCTCGCAGGCGGCGTGGCCGAACGTCGCATCGGGGCGGTTGCCCCACGTGCTGCGGGGCAGATCGAAGATCACCGCCGAGGGGACGATCGGCACGACGTGAGCCGGCTCCGGACCCACCGGGAAGCCGCGCTGCCGCTCGTCCAGCCACCTCATCACCCCGTCGGCCGCGGCGAGGCCGAACGCACTGCCGCCCGACAGGCACACGGCATCGACCGTGCGCACGAGGTTCTCGGGTGCGAGCAGGTCCGTCTCCCGCGTGCCCGGCGCGCCACCGCGCTGGTCCACCGCCCCGACGGTGCCCTCCGGCGGCAACACGACCGTGGTGCCGCACAGCCACCCGTCGCCGGTGCGGTCGTGGTGGCCGACCCGGATCCCCCGCACGTCCGTGATCGCGTTGTGGCGTCCCGGGTTGGTCGTCGTCACCCGTTCCGCCTCACTCGGTGAGCGCCTGCACGAGCGTGTCCTGCACCCACGTCAACCAGTGGTAGACGCCGAGGTGCGGGGCACGCGGGTCGTCCTCGGGCAACTGGTCGGGCATGTCCTCGGTGACGTCGAGCGCGGTGCCCAGCGCGAGCCGCACGTCGTTGAGCGCCGACAGCCACGCGTCGGCCTGCTCGAACGTCAGGCGCACCTCGCCACCGCCGGGCGGCAGCGTCCGCAACACCACCTCGGCCACGCCGAGCTTCGCGTCCAGCAGCGCGGGCTCGTGCAGCGACCGCAACGCCGCCGCCGAGTCCAGCGACTCCTTCGACGGGCTGTCGGGGTCGAGCCTGTGGAAGTCGGGCAGCAACCGTCCCAGGACGGGGTCCTCCGGCCCCTCCGACGGGCCGGTGCGGATGCCGGTCAGCTCAGCGAGTTCGTCCCGCGGAGCCTCGTCCGCGCGCGTCTTCAGCATGTCCTCGATCTGGCCGACCAGCCCGCGCACCACGGCCGCTTCCTGCTGCTCGAAACCGCCGACCACCTTGCCGCCCCTGCGGCGCCATTCCCTCACGGCTGTTCCATCGTCGCCCACAGGCCCGCCGCGTGAAGTTTCGCGACGTCGCCCTCCACCTTCTCCTTCGTTCCCGACGACACGACGGCTCTGCCCTTGTGGTGTACGTCGAGCATGAGTTTCGTGGCGTGGTCCTTGCTGTACCCGAAGATCCGCTGGAACACGTAGGTCACGTAGGACATGAGGTTGACCGGGTCGTTCCACACGATCGTCTGCCACGGTCGGTCTTCGGCGCCGAGATCCGCACCGAGTGTTTCTTCGGCCTCGACGGGCGTGGTCATGCCCCCCATGGTGTCACGGGGCACAGCACCGGCGTGCCAGAGGTAGGCCACGCGGGTGAGAGTGCACCCTTTCCGCACCCACCCGGCGGCCCACCCTGGCCGCGCGGTTCTGAGTGACGAATAATCTTGCGGCATGTCCTCCCCGGCGAGCGGAAGCAGCACCGCGCTGTTCACCGACCACTACGAGCTGACAATGCTGGCGAGCGCGTTGCGTGACGGGACCGGCGAACGAGACTGCGTGTTCGAGGTGTTCGCCCGCAGGCTTCCCGCCGGACGCCGCTACGGCGTCGTCGCCGGGACACAGCGGGTTCTCGACGCGATCGCCGATTTCCGGTTCACCGAAGCCGAACTCGCCCAGCTGGAGCGGACCGCCGTGGTCGACTCGGCCACGCTCGACTGGCTCGCGAACTACCGGTTCACCGGCGACATCGACGGCTACCCCGAGGGGGAGCTGTACTTCCCGGGCTCACCGGTCCTCACCGTGCGCGGCACGTTCGCCGAGAGCGTCCTGCTCGAGACCGTGGTGCTCTCGATCCTCAACCACGACAGCGCGGTCGCCTCCGCCGCCGCTCGGATGTCGGCCGCCGCCAACGGGCGCCCCATCATCGAGATGGGCGGTCGGCGCACGCACGAGCACGCCGCCGTGGCCGCCGCCCGTGCCGCCTACCTCGCCGGCTTCGCCACCACCTCGAACCTCGAAGCGGGCCGCAGCTACGGCATTCCCACCCGAGGCACCGTCGCACACGCGTTCATGCTCCTGCACGACACCGAGGAGGCCGCGTTCCGCGCCCAGATCGAGAAGATGGGCACCGACACCACCCTGCTGGTGGACACCTACGACATCACCAAGGGAATCGACACCGCCGTTCGCGTGGCGGGTCCCGAACTCGGTGCCATCCGCATCGACTCCGGCGACGTCGGCGTGCTCGCGCGGCAGGCCCGCGAACAGCTCGACGCGTTGGGAGCCAAGGACACCCGCATCGTCGTCTCCGGTGACCTCGACGAGCACGCCATCGCCGCCCTGCGCGCCGAACCCGTGGACGCCTACGGCGTGGGCACGTCCGTCGTCACCGGCTCCGGCGCACCCACCGCCGGGATGGTGTACAAACTGGTCGAGGTGGACGGTCGGCCCGTGGCGAAACGCAGTGAGCACAAGGCATCCCGGGGAGGCCGCAAGGCCGCGCTGCGCCGCCACAAGCCCACGGGCACCGCGCTGGAGGAGGTCGTCTACCCGACCGGCAACCCGCCCGAGCCCGCCGAGCACGACAAGGAACTGCACATTCCCCTGCTGCGTGCTGGACAACCGGCGGAGGACCTGCCCACCCTTGAAGACGCCAGGCAGCGCCTGCGCCGCGCGCTGGTGAGCCTGCCGTGGGAAGGGCTGAAGTTGTCCAGCGGCGACCCCGCCATTCCCACGACCTTCCTTTAGCCGGCACGTGGTCGCGTCGATCCCGGAGGTGAACATGGCTACCGCACTGATCGTGGTGGACGTGCAGAACGACTTCTGCGAGGGAGGTTCGCTCGCGGTCGCCGGAGGAGCCGCGGTGGCCGACGCCATCTCGGCGTACGTGCGCGGTGACCGCTCCGCGTACGACCACGTGGTGGCCACCCGCGACTACCACATCGATCCCGGTGAGCACTTCAGCGACGATCCCGACTTCGTGCGTTCGTGGCCCCGGCACTGCGTGGCTGACACGGCGGGCGCGAGCTTCCACCCCCGCCTGGACGTCACACCGATCACAGCGGTGTTCTCGAAGGGCCAGTACAGCGACGGCTACTCGGGTTTCGAGGGCGAGACGGACGCGGGCGAGCTCCTCGTCGACTGGCTACGGGTGCGCGAGGTGACGGCGGTCGACGTCGTCGGGATCGCCACCGACCACTGCGTGCGCGCCACCGCGCTCGACGCCGCCCGGCACGGCTTCGACGTCCGCGTTCTCGCCGGCCTCACCGCGGGCGTCTCGGCGTCCACGGTGGACGCGGCGCTGGCGGAACTGCGTGAGGCCGAGGTGGCCGTCGTCGGAGAACCGAAGGTCGCTTCGTGACGGGTACGGGGCTGTTGACCTTCGGCGAGGCGCTCACGGTTTTCAGCACGCAGTCGGGCAAACTACGGCACGCCACCTCGGTGGACGTCGGTATCGCCGGGTCCGAGGCCATGGTCGCCATCGGTGTGGCCAGGCTGGGTGTCCCCGCCGCGTGGGCGGGGAGGCTCGGCGCCGACGAACCCGGCGCACTCGTCCTGGCACGGCTGCGGGAGGAGGGGGTGGACACCTCCGCCGTGCGCACCGACCGCCAGGCACCCACCGGGTTGATGATCAAGGACTTCCGCAACGCGGACGCCACTCGCTCCGCGTACTACCGCAACGGCAGCGCCGGAACCCGGCTGTGCCCGGAGGACATCCCGGAAGACCACATCCGCGCGGCGGGCGTGCTGCACCTCAGTGGCCTCACCCCCGGGCTCTCGGACTCGGCCGCCAAGGCGGTGTTCGCCGCGGCCGAGGCCGCCCGCGGCGAAGGCGTTCCCGTGTCACTCGACATCGACTACGGCCACGCTCTCTGGTACCCCGAGGACGCGGCCGACATCCTGTACGACCTCGTGTCGTTGTGCGACATCGTGTTCGCCGGGGACGACGCCGCCCGGCTGCTCGGTCTGGACGGCGATCCGCAGGAGCTGGCGGCCGGACTGGCGGAACTCGGACCGGAACAGGTGATCATCGAGCTCGGGCCGCGCGGGGCCGTGGCGGAGCTGCACGGGTCCCGGTACGACGTGCCGAGCTACCCGGTGCGGTCGGTGGACACCGAGGGCGCCGACGACGCGTTCGTCGCGGGCTACCTGGCGGAGTTCCTGACAGGTGCGTCGCCGGATCGGCGACTGCGCACGGCCGCCGCGTGCCGGGCCTTCTCCCTCACCGTCCCCGGCGAGACGACGGGCCTTCCGGACCGGGAGGAACTCAAACTGCTCACCCGCCCCCGCTGACGCCGTGTCCGCAAGTTGTGCACGTGTGTCCGCGCCGGAGGCTGCGGACACACGTACAGGAACTGCGGACACCCGCACGAGAACCGCGGACACGATGTCGGGGCGGGCGGCACACGCGGTGGGCGACGAGAACGACAGGCCCTGGCGGTAACGTTTCGGGACGTGACCGGTGCCCGTTCGGACCTGCCCAGCGTCCGCGAACTCCTCAGCCACGCCGTCGACGCGGTGGGTGGTGCCGAGCGCGAGGGCCAGGTTCGCATGGC encodes:
- a CDS encoding ATP-dependent Clp protease adaptor ClpS, producing MAERARWHVDLHHDDVNRFPGVAFVLWHVCGVDKQTGVALADEAQRHGIARVLSFGTREEAERVVAEIQVLGVRATVSDSAEPGAMAP
- a CDS encoding P1 family peptidase codes for the protein MTTTNPGRHNAITDVRGIRVGHHDRTGDGWLCGTTVVLPPEGTVGAVDQRGGAPGTRETDLLAPENLVRTVDAVCLSGGSAFGLAAADGVMRWLDERQRGFPVGPEPAHVVPIVPSAVIFDLPRSTWGNRPDATFGHAACEAATGGPVAQGSVGAGAGAQVGSLKGGVGTASEDVDGIVVGALAVVNAAGEAVRLDTGLPYAAEYADENEFGVSRWPERAGNFTAPSGTRLNTTIGVVAVDATLSKAQCRRLAVAAQDGIAWAVRPAHTMFDGDTVFALATGEKDLQRAEGPIGDAGSAAALDRLCTAAARVFARAMVHGLLSAKGVPGLPAYAEVWPEVFADG
- a CDS encoding DUF2017 domain-containing protein, with protein sequence MREWRRRGGKVVGGFEQQEAAVVRGLVGQIEDMLKTRADEAPRDELAELTGIRTGPSEGPEDPVLGRLLPDFHRLDPDSPSKESLDSAAALRSLHEPALLDAKLGVAEVVLRTLPPGGGEVRLTFEQADAWLSALNDVRLALGTALDVTEDMPDQLPEDDPRAPHLGVYHWLTWVQDTLVQALTE
- the clpS gene encoding ATP-dependent Clp protease adapter ClpS — protein: MTTPVEAEETLGADLGAEDRPWQTIVWNDPVNLMSYVTYVFQRIFGYSKDHATKLMLDVHHKGRAVVSSGTKEKVEGDVAKLHAAGLWATMEQP
- a CDS encoding nicotinate phosphoribosyltransferase, producing the protein MSSPASGSSTALFTDHYELTMLASALRDGTGERDCVFEVFARRLPAGRRYGVVAGTQRVLDAIADFRFTEAELAQLERTAVVDSATLDWLANYRFTGDIDGYPEGELYFPGSPVLTVRGTFAESVLLETVVLSILNHDSAVASAAARMSAAANGRPIIEMGGRRTHEHAAVAAARAAYLAGFATTSNLEAGRSYGIPTRGTVAHAFMLLHDTEEAAFRAQIEKMGTDTTLLVDTYDITKGIDTAVRVAGPELGAIRIDSGDVGVLARQAREQLDALGAKDTRIVVSGDLDEHAIAALRAEPVDAYGVGTSVVTGSGAPTAGMVYKLVEVDGRPVAKRSEHKASRGGRKAALRRHKPTGTALEEVVYPTGNPPEPAEHDKELHIPLLRAGQPAEDLPTLEDARQRLRRALVSLPWEGLKLSSGDPAIPTTFL
- a CDS encoding isochorismatase family protein — protein: MATALIVVDVQNDFCEGGSLAVAGGAAVADAISAYVRGDRSAYDHVVATRDYHIDPGEHFSDDPDFVRSWPRHCVADTAGASFHPRLDVTPITAVFSKGQYSDGYSGFEGETDAGELLVDWLRVREVTAVDVVGIATDHCVRATALDAARHGFDVRVLAGLTAGVSASTVDAALAELREAEVAVVGEPKVAS
- a CDS encoding sugar kinase, encoding MTGTGLLTFGEALTVFSTQSGKLRHATSVDVGIAGSEAMVAIGVARLGVPAAWAGRLGADEPGALVLARLREEGVDTSAVRTDRQAPTGLMIKDFRNADATRSAYYRNGSAGTRLCPEDIPEDHIRAAGVLHLSGLTPGLSDSAAKAVFAAAEAARGEGVPVSLDIDYGHALWYPEDAADILYDLVSLCDIVFAGDDAARLLGLDGDPQELAAGLAELGPEQVIIELGPRGAVAELHGSRYDVPSYPVRSVDTEGADDAFVAGYLAEFLTGASPDRRLRTAAACRAFSLTVPGETTGLPDREELKLLTRPR